A single window of Streptococcus cristatus ATCC 51100 DNA harbors:
- a CDS encoding lipoate--protein ligase, translating into MKYIINHSNDTAFNIALEEYAFKHLLDEDQIFLLWINKPSIIVGRHQNTIEEINRDYVREHGIEVVRRISGGGAVYHDLNNLNYTIISKEDENKAFDFKSFSTPVINTLAQLGVKAEFTGRNDLEIDGKKFCGNAQAYINGRIMHHGCLLFDVDLSVLANALKVSKDKFESKGVKSVRARVTNIIDELPEKITVEEFRDLLLEYMKKEYPEMTEYVFSEEELAEINRIKDTKFGTWDWNYGKSPEFNVRRGTKFPSGKVEVFANVIESKIQDIKIYGDFFGIEDVAAVEDVLRGVKYEREDVLKALETIDITRYFAGISREEIAEAVVG; encoded by the coding sequence ATGAAATATATTATCAATCATTCAAACGACACTGCCTTTAATATTGCCTTGGAAGAATATGCCTTTAAACACCTTTTGGATGAGGACCAAATCTTCCTTCTTTGGATTAATAAACCATCTATCATTGTCGGGCGTCATCAAAATACTATTGAGGAAATTAACCGCGATTATGTTCGAGAACATGGCATTGAAGTAGTCCGCCGTATCAGTGGTGGTGGAGCTGTTTACCACGATTTAAACAACCTTAACTACACGATCATCTCAAAAGAAGATGAAAACAAGGCCTTTGACTTTAAGAGCTTCTCAACTCCAGTGATCAATACCTTGGCTCAACTTGGTGTTAAAGCTGAGTTCACAGGCCGTAACGACCTTGAGATTGATGGCAAGAAATTCTGCGGAAATGCCCAAGCCTATATCAATGGGCGTATCATGCACCACGGTTGCTTGCTCTTTGACGTTGATTTGTCGGTCTTAGCCAATGCCCTCAAGGTTTCAAAAGATAAATTTGAGTCAAAAGGTGTGAAATCTGTCCGTGCCCGTGTAACCAATATTATCGATGAATTACCAGAAAAAATCACAGTTGAAGAATTCCGTGATTTGCTATTGGAATACATGAAAAAAGAATATCCAGAGATGACTGAATACGTCTTCTCAGAAGAAGAATTGGCTGAAATCAACCGCATCAAGGATACCAAGTTTGGAACTTGGGACTGGAACTACGGTAAATCACCTGAATTTAACGTCCGTCGTGGGACAAAATTCCCTAGCGGTAAGGTTGAAGTCTTCGCTAATGTCATTGAATCAAAAATCCAAGACATCAAGATTTATGGTGACTTCTTTGGTATTGAAGACGTCGCAGCGGTAGAAGATGTCCTTCGTGGAGTGAAATACGAACGCGAAGATGTCCTTAAGGCTCTAGAAACTATTGATATTACACGCTACTTTGCTGGTATCAGCCGTGAAGAAATCGCTGAAGCAGTAGTAGGATAA
- the lpdA gene encoding dihydrolipoyl dehydrogenase, with the protein MALEVIMPKAGVDMTEGQIVQWNKKVGEFVKEGEILLEIMTDKVSMELEAEEDGYLIAILKGDGETVPVTEVIGYLGEEGENIPTAGAAAPESKPAPAASASNDDGKSDDAFDIVVIGGGPAGYVAAIKAAQLGGKVALVEKSELGGTCLNRGCIPTKTYLHNAEIIENIGHAANRGIVIENPNFTVDMDKLLETKSKVVNTLVGGVAGLLRSYGVTVHKGIGTITKDKNVLVNGSELLETKKIILAGGSKVSKINVPGMESSLVMTSDDILEMNEVPENLVIIGGGVVGIELGQAFMTFGSKVTVIEMMDRIVPAMDAEVSKNLRLILERKGMTILTETKLEEIIEENGKLRIKVEGKEDILADKALLSIGRVPDLEGIGEVEFELDRGRIKVNEYMETSVPGIYAPGDINGTKMLAHAAFRMGEVAAENALKGNHAVAKLNLTPAAIYTLPEVAAVGLTEEQAREKYDVAIGKFNFAANGRAIASDAAQGFVKVIADKKYGEILGVHIIGPSAAELINEASSIIEMEITVEEMLKTIHGHPTYSEVMYEAFADVLGMAIHSPKKK; encoded by the coding sequence ATGGCCTTAGAAGTAATTATGCCAAAAGCCGGCGTGGATATGACAGAAGGACAAATCGTCCAATGGAATAAAAAAGTCGGAGAATTTGTAAAAGAAGGAGAAATCCTTTTGGAAATCATGACTGACAAAGTCAGCATGGAATTGGAAGCCGAAGAAGACGGCTACTTGATTGCCATCCTCAAAGGAGATGGTGAAACTGTTCCAGTTACTGAAGTTATCGGTTACCTTGGTGAAGAAGGGGAAAACATCCCAACAGCTGGAGCGGCAGCGCCAGAATCAAAACCTGCACCTGCAGCTAGTGCTTCAAACGACGACGGCAAGAGCGATGATGCCTTTGATATCGTTGTGATTGGTGGAGGTCCTGCTGGTTATGTGGCAGCCATTAAAGCTGCCCAACTTGGTGGTAAAGTTGCCCTTGTTGAGAAATCTGAACTTGGTGGAACCTGCTTGAACCGTGGCTGTATCCCAACCAAGACCTACCTTCATAACGCTGAAATCATCGAAAATATCGGTCATGCAGCAAACCGTGGTATCGTCATCGAAAATCCAAACTTCACTGTAGATATGGACAAACTCCTTGAAACCAAGTCTAAGGTTGTCAATACCTTGGTAGGTGGTGTTGCTGGTCTCCTTCGTAGCTACGGAGTTACTGTTCATAAGGGAATTGGTACTATTACTAAAGATAAGAATGTCTTGGTTAATGGTTCTGAATTGCTTGAAACCAAGAAAATTATCCTTGCCGGTGGTTCAAAAGTCAGCAAGATCAACGTTCCTGGTATGGAATCTTCACTTGTGATGACCAGTGACGATATTCTTGAAATGAACGAAGTGCCAGAAAATCTGGTTATTATCGGTGGTGGCGTTGTCGGTATTGAGCTTGGTCAAGCCTTCATGACATTTGGCTCAAAAGTCACTGTCATTGAAATGATGGACCGTATCGTCCCAGCTATGGATGCAGAAGTTTCTAAAAACCTTCGTCTCATCTTGGAGCGCAAGGGCATGACAATTCTAACTGAAACCAAGTTGGAAGAAATCATCGAAGAAAACGGAAAACTCCGTATCAAGGTTGAAGGAAAAGAAGATATTCTAGCAGATAAGGCCCTTCTTTCTATCGGACGTGTACCAGACTTAGAAGGTATTGGTGAGGTCGAGTTCGAATTGGATCGCGGCCGTATCAAGGTCAATGAGTACATGGAAACTTCTGTTCCAGGTATTTACGCACCAGGTGATATCAATGGTACTAAGATGCTGGCTCATGCAGCCTTCCGCATGGGTGAAGTTGCTGCTGAAAATGCCCTCAAAGGAAACCATGCTGTTGCTAAATTGAACTTGACTCCTGCAGCCATCTACACTCTTCCTGAAGTAGCAGCAGTAGGTTTGACAGAAGAACAAGCCCGTGAAAAATACGATGTCGCCATCGGAAAATTCAACTTTGCTGCTAACGGCCGTGCCATTGCATCAGATGCGGCTCAAGGTTTCGTAAAAGTTATCGCCGATAAGAAATATGGAGAAATCCTTGGTGTTCACATCATTGGTCCTTCAGCTGCAGAATTGATCAACGAAGCGTCAAGCATTATCGAAATGGAAATCACTGTTGAAGAAATGCTGAAGACTATCCACGGACACCCAACCTACTCTGAAGTGATGTACGAAGCATTTGCGGATGTACTAGGAATGGCCATCCATTCACCTAAGAAAAAATAA
- a CDS encoding dihydrolipoamide acetyltransferase has product MADDKLRATPAARKLADDLGINLYDVSGSGANGRVHKEDVETYKDTNVVRISPLAKRIALEHNIAWQEIQGTGHRGKIMKKDVLALLPENIENDTIKSPAQIEKVEEVPDNITPYGEIERIPMTPMRKVIAQRMVESYLTAPTFTLNYDVDMSEMLALRKKVLEPIMEATGKKITVTDLLSLAVVKTLMKHPYINASLTEDGKTIITHNYVNLAMAVGMDNGLMTPVVYNAEKLSLSELVVAFKDVIGRTLDGKLSPSELQNSTFTISNLGMFGVQSFGPIINQPNSAILGVSSTVEKPVVVNGEIVIRPIMSLGLTIDHRVVDGMAGAKFMKDLKALIENPISMLV; this is encoded by the coding sequence ATGGCTGATGATAAGCTAAGAGCGACTCCTGCGGCTAGAAAGTTAGCGGATGATTTAGGGATCAACCTCTACGACGTTTCTGGCTCAGGTGCAAACGGTCGTGTCCACAAAGAAGACGTGGAAACTTATAAAGACACAAACGTGGTTCGCATTTCGCCACTTGCAAAACGAATTGCCCTCGAACATAACATTGCTTGGCAGGAAATCCAAGGAACAGGTCATCGTGGTAAGATTATGAAGAAGGACGTTTTGGCCTTGCTTCCTGAAAATATCGAAAACGATACCATCAAGTCTCCTGCCCAGATCGAAAAAGTGGAAGAAGTTCCAGACAATATCACTCCTTATGGTGAGATTGAGCGTATTCCAATGACACCAATGCGTAAGGTTATCGCCCAACGTATGGTTGAATCCTACCTAACTGCGCCGACCTTCACGCTCAACTACGATGTCGATATGTCAGAAATGTTGGCGCTTCGTAAGAAGGTTCTTGAGCCAATCATGGAAGCAACTGGTAAGAAAATTACGGTTACTGACTTGCTTTCTCTCGCTGTTGTTAAGACACTGATGAAGCACCCATACATCAACGCTTCATTGACCGAAGACGGCAAGACCATTATCACTCACAATTATGTCAACCTTGCTATGGCTGTGGGAATGGATAATGGCTTGATGACACCTGTTGTTTACAATGCTGAGAAATTAAGTCTTTCGGAGTTAGTAGTTGCATTTAAAGATGTGATTGGACGGACCTTGGATGGCAAATTGTCTCCAAGTGAGCTCCAAAATTCAACTTTCACAATCAGTAACTTAGGAATGTTTGGTGTTCAGTCCTTTGGTCCTATCATTAACCAACCAAACTCAGCAATCCTCGGGGTTAGCTCAACAGTAGAGAAACCTGTAGTTGTCAATGGTGAGATTGTCATTCGCCCTATCATGAGCCTAGGGTTAACTATTGACCACCGTGTCGTAGATGGTATGGCTGGTGCTAAGTTTATGAAAGACTTGAAAGCCTTAATTGAGAACCCAATCTCAATGTTGGTTTAA
- a CDS encoding alpha-ketoacid dehydrogenase subunit beta: protein METKTMSFRDTIILAMSEEMRRDENVLLMGEDVGVFGGDFGTSVGMLEEFGPERVRDCPISEAAISGAAAGAAMTGLRPIVDMTFMDFAVIAMDNIVNQAAKTRYMFGGKGQVPMTIRCAAGNGVGSAAQHSQSLESWFTHIPGLKVVAPGTPADMKGLLKSSIRDNNPVIILEYKSEFNQKGEVPVDPEYVIPLGVGEIKKEGTDVTVVTYGKMLRRVMQSAEELAEEGISVEVVDPRTLVPLDKDIIINSVKKTGKVVLVNDAHKTSGFIGEISAIIAESEAFDYLDAPIRRCAGEDVPMPYAQNLENAMIPTVESIKDAIRKTYHKE from the coding sequence ATGGAAACTAAAACTATGTCATTTCGTGACACCATTATCCTCGCTATGTCTGAGGAAATGCGTCGCGATGAAAATGTACTCTTGATGGGAGAGGATGTCGGAGTTTTCGGTGGAGATTTCGGAACATCTGTTGGTATGCTGGAAGAGTTTGGTCCTGAGCGTGTACGTGACTGTCCGATTTCAGAAGCGGCGATTTCTGGAGCAGCAGCAGGAGCAGCCATGACAGGACTTCGCCCGATTGTTGATATGACCTTCATGGACTTCGCTGTAATTGCTATGGATAATATCGTCAACCAAGCGGCTAAAACACGTTATATGTTTGGTGGTAAAGGGCAAGTTCCGATGACCATTCGTTGTGCGGCTGGTAATGGAGTGGGTTCCGCAGCCCAGCACTCGCAATCTCTAGAGTCTTGGTTTACGCATATCCCTGGACTTAAGGTTGTGGCACCAGGTACACCTGCGGATATGAAAGGACTGCTCAAGTCTTCTATCCGTGATAACAACCCAGTCATCATTCTTGAGTACAAGTCTGAATTTAACCAAAAAGGGGAAGTGCCAGTCGATCCTGAGTATGTTATTCCGCTTGGCGTTGGCGAAATCAAAAAAGAAGGTACTGATGTAACAGTTGTTACCTACGGAAAAATGCTGCGCCGTGTCATGCAGTCAGCTGAAGAATTGGCAGAAGAAGGTATCTCTGTAGAAGTCGTTGACCCACGTACATTGGTGCCGCTTGATAAGGATATTATCATCAATTCTGTTAAGAAGACTGGTAAGGTTGTTCTGGTAAATGATGCCCACAAAACTAGCGGTTTTATTGGTGAAATTTCAGCGATTATTGCTGAATCTGAAGCATTTGACTATCTAGATGCACCAATCCGCCGTTGTGCAGGTGAAGATGTGCCAATGCCTTATGCACAAAACTTGGAAAACGCGATGATTCCGACTGTTGAAAGCATCAAAGACGCTATTCGGAAGACATATCATAAAGAATAA
- a CDS encoding thiamine pyrophosphate-dependent dehydrogenase E1 component subunit alpha, which produces MATLDKSLLLEMFRKMEEIRRMDLKIAQLVKKGKVPGMTHFSVGEEAANVGAMLALNPDDLITSNHRGHGQAIAKGIDLNGMMAEILGKYNGTCKGKGGSMHIADLDAGNLGANGIVGGGMGIAVGAALTQQMQKTGKIVVCFFGDGATNEGVFHEAVNMASIWNLPVIFYCINNGYGISADIKKMTNVEHIHERSAAYGIPGMFIEDGNNVLDVYEGFQKAVEHVRSGKGPVLIESVTYRWLGHSSSDPGKYRTREEVDEWKKKDPIENLRNYLLENDIASEEELEAIQASVKEAVEASVKFAEESPFPPLESAFEDIYAD; this is translated from the coding sequence ATGGCAACCTTAGATAAATCTCTCTTATTAGAGATGTTTCGTAAGATGGAAGAAATCCGTCGTATGGACTTAAAAATTGCACAACTTGTAAAAAAAGGGAAAGTTCCAGGCATGACTCACTTTTCAGTGGGTGAGGAAGCGGCCAATGTTGGTGCAATGTTAGCTTTAAATCCGGATGATTTAATCACTTCTAATCACCGTGGACATGGTCAAGCCATTGCCAAAGGTATTGACCTAAATGGTATGATGGCTGAGATCCTTGGTAAGTACAATGGTACTTGTAAAGGGAAAGGCGGCTCTATGCATATTGCCGATCTGGATGCTGGAAACCTTGGTGCCAATGGTATCGTAGGTGGCGGTATGGGAATCGCTGTTGGTGCGGCTCTTACTCAGCAAATGCAGAAGACAGGCAAGATTGTTGTCTGCTTCTTTGGTGACGGTGCGACCAACGAAGGTGTTTTCCACGAAGCAGTAAACATGGCTTCTATCTGGAACCTTCCGGTTATTTTCTACTGCATTAACAACGGTTATGGAATCTCTGCGGATATCAAGAAAATGACCAATGTGGAACACATCCACGAGCGCAGCGCAGCCTATGGAATCCCAGGCATGTTCATCGAAGATGGAAATAATGTTCTGGATGTCTACGAAGGCTTCCAAAAGGCTGTCGAGCACGTTCGTAGTGGTAAAGGACCAGTCTTGATCGAAAGTGTAACCTATCGTTGGTTAGGACATTCATCTTCTGATCCGGGTAAATACCGCACTCGTGAAGAAGTAGACGAATGGAAGAAAAAAGATCCCATTGAAAATCTTCGCAACTACTTGCTAGAAAATGACATTGCAAGCGAGGAGGAGCTAGAAGCTATTCAAGCTAGTGTCAAAGAAGCAGTAGAGGCGTCTGTAAAGTTTGCAGAAGAAAGCCCATTCCCACCGCTTGAATCTGCTTTTGAAGATATTTACGCAGACTAA
- a CDS encoding ATP-grasp domain-containing protein — protein MNYIVISPYYPENFQQFTIELANKGITVLGIGQEPYEQLGPGLQNALIEYFRVDNLENLDEVKRAVAFLFYKHGPIDRIESHNEYWLEQDAQLREQFNVFGAKPDDLKKTKFKSEMKKLFQKAGVPVVPGQVVKKLSDVDQAVKKIGLPLIAKPDNGVGAAATFKIETAADVEHFKEEWDQETVYFFEKFVTSSEICTFDGLIDSEGNIVFSTTFDYAYTPLDLMLYKMDNSYYVLKEMDPKLRAYGEAIVQAFGMKERFFHIEFFRKDYDYIAIEYNNRPAGGFTIDVYNYAHSIDLYRGYANIVAGEPFPESDMEPLFCLATSRRASSHYAYSEAELLEKYQDNFKVKKDMPAAFAELQGDYLYMLTTPSREQMEEMITDFGKKAE, from the coding sequence ATGAATTATATTGTTATTTCACCTTATTATCCAGAAAATTTCCAGCAGTTTACGATTGAGCTGGCTAACAAGGGCATTACAGTGCTTGGTATCGGACAGGAGCCCTATGAGCAGTTAGGCCCAGGCCTTCAGAACGCTTTGATAGAGTATTTCCGTGTTGACAATTTGGAAAATCTGGATGAAGTGAAACGTGCGGTAGCCTTCCTTTTCTACAAACATGGACCGATCGACCGCATCGAATCTCATAATGAATACTGGCTGGAGCAAGATGCCCAGTTGCGGGAACAATTTAACGTTTTTGGAGCTAAGCCGGATGACCTGAAAAAGACAAAATTCAAGTCTGAAATGAAGAAACTCTTCCAGAAAGCTGGTGTGCCAGTCGTTCCAGGTCAGGTTGTCAAAAAACTATCGGATGTAGATCAGGCTGTCAAAAAAATCGGCCTTCCTCTGATTGCTAAACCAGACAACGGGGTAGGGGCTGCAGCCACGTTTAAGATTGAGACAGCTGCGGATGTCGAGCATTTTAAAGAAGAATGGGATCAGGAGACTGTCTATTTCTTTGAAAAATTTGTGACTTCTAGCGAGATCTGTACGTTTGATGGCCTGATTGATTCCGAAGGAAATATTGTCTTTTCAACAACTTTTGATTACGCCTACACACCGCTAGACCTCATGCTTTATAAAATGGATAATTCTTACTATGTCCTCAAGGAGATGGATCCAAAACTTCGTGCTTATGGCGAGGCCATCGTCCAAGCATTTGGCATGAAAGAGCGCTTTTTCCATATCGAATTTTTCCGCAAAGACTATGATTACATAGCTATCGAATACAATAATCGTCCAGCAGGTGGTTTTACCATCGATGTTTATAATTACGCTCACTCAATCGATCTCTATCGTGGATACGCGAATATTGTTGCGGGTGAGCCTTTCCCTGAATCAGACATGGAGCCGTTATTCTGCTTGGCAACGTCTCGTCGCGCAAGCTCGCATTATGCCTATTCAGAGGCGGAGTTGTTAGAGAAATATCAAGATAACTTTAAAGTCAAAAAAGACATGCCAGCGGCCTTTGCAGAGTTGCAAGGAGACTACCTCTACATGCTGACCACTCCAAGTCGGGAGCAGATGGAAGAGATGATCACTGACTTTGGAAAGAAAGCAGAGTGA
- a CDS encoding esterase family protein, producing the protein MHVEFLSHWSGHLNREMYINRYGHAGVPVVVFASSGGSHNEYADFGMIEACSWFIETGKVQFFTLSSVDSESWLADWKHPHDRAEMHRAYERYVIEEAIPFIKHKTGWFDPMMTTGCSMGAYHAVNFFLQHPDVFNKVIALSGVYDARFFVGDNLNDEVIYQNSPADYIWNQNDGWFIDRYRQADIIVCTGLGDWEQDGLPSFYTLKEACEHKNIPAWFAEWGHDVSHDWIWWRKQMPYFLSQLNL; encoded by the coding sequence ATGCATGTAGAATTTTTAAGTCATTGGAGCGGTCATTTGAACCGTGAAATGTATATCAATCGTTACGGTCATGCTGGCGTTCCAGTGGTAGTATTTGCCTCGTCAGGTGGTTCTCACAATGAATATGCTGATTTTGGCATGATTGAGGCCTGCTCTTGGTTCATCGAGACAGGGAAGGTTCAATTTTTCACCTTGAGCAGCGTGGATAGTGAAAGCTGGCTAGCGGACTGGAAACATCCTCATGACCGCGCTGAGATGCACCGTGCTTATGAGCGTTATGTTATTGAAGAGGCGATTCCTTTTATCAAACACAAGACAGGCTGGTTTGATCCAATGATGACGACAGGCTGCTCTATGGGCGCTTATCATGCCGTCAATTTCTTCCTCCAGCATCCAGATGTTTTCAATAAAGTGATTGCCCTCAGTGGTGTCTATGATGCACGTTTCTTTGTCGGTGACAACTTGAACGACGAAGTCATTTATCAAAACTCGCCAGCTGACTATATCTGGAACCAAAATGATGGTTGGTTTATTGACCGCTATCGACAAGCTGATATTATTGTTTGTACCGGTTTGGGCGACTGGGAGCAGGATGGCCTGCCTTCCTTCTACACACTGAAAGAAGCTTGCGAACACAAAAATATCCCAGCCTGGTTTGCTGAATGGGGTCACGATGTGTCTCATGATTGGATTTGGTGGCGCAAGCAGATGCCTTATTTCTTGAGCCAGTTAAATCTCTAA
- a CDS encoding alpha/beta hydrolase, with product MNKSYFYLDMKTHELVVPYTKQKRRVRVLLPKNYEQDTKKTYPVVYFHDGQNVLYSKESFSGHSWKVIPTIKRNPDIEKMIVVAIDNDGPRRMDEYSAWKFQESNIPGVQFGGKGTEYAEFVMDVVKPFIDENYRTKPDRQHTAMIGSSLGGNITQFIGIEYQDQVGCLGVFSSANWLHQEAFDRYIERQKLHPDQRVFIYVGTEEADDTDKTLMAGNIKQAYIDSSLSYYRQLIAAGVVLDNLHIKIQSGAIHNEVDWAENLPDCFRFISEKW from the coding sequence ATGAATAAATCCTATTTCTATCTTGATATGAAAACTCATGAGTTGGTAGTTCCTTACACCAAACAAAAACGGCGCGTGCGAGTGCTGCTCCCTAAAAATTATGAACAAGATACTAAAAAAACCTATCCTGTCGTCTATTTTCACGATGGACAAAATGTCCTCTATAGCAAGGAGTCTTTCAGTGGGCATTCTTGGAAAGTGATTCCAACAATCAAGCGCAATCCCGATATTGAAAAAATGATAGTCGTGGCCATTGATAATGATGGACCACGACGGATGGATGAGTATTCCGCTTGGAAGTTTCAGGAGTCCAATATTCCTGGTGTCCAGTTTGGCGGCAAGGGCACAGAGTACGCAGAGTTTGTCATGGATGTCGTCAAACCTTTTATTGACGAAAACTATCGGACTAAGCCTGACCGCCAGCATACGGCTATGATTGGTTCTTCACTGGGGGGCAATATTACCCAGTTTATCGGCATTGAATATCAGGATCAGGTCGGCTGTCTAGGTGTTTTTTCATCGGCCAACTGGCTCCACCAAGAAGCTTTTGACCGTTACATAGAGCGTCAGAAGTTGCATCCAGACCAGCGAGTTTTCATCTATGTTGGAACAGAGGAAGCTGATGATACTGACAAGACCCTCATGGCAGGCAATATCAAACAAGCCTATATTGATTCTTCACTCAGTTATTACCGTCAGCTGATTGCTGCTGGTGTGGTGCTGGACAATCTGCACATTAAAATCCAATCTGGAGCGATTCACAATGAAGTGGACTGGGCGGAAAATCTACCTGACTGTTTCCGCTTTATCAGTGAAAAGTGGTAG
- the trmFO gene encoding methylenetetrahydrofolate--tRNA-(uracil(54)-C(5))-methyltransferase (FADH(2)-oxidizing) TrmFO, with product MSSSYINVIGAGLAGSEAAYQIAKRGIPVKLYEMRGVKSTPQHKTADFAELVCSNSLRGDALANAVGLLKEEMRRLDSVILKSAEATRVPAGGALAVDREGFSQMVTELVTNHPLIEVIREEITEIPEDAITVIATGPLTSDALAEKIHALNGGDGFYFYDAAAPIIDVNTIDMTKVYLKSRYDKGEAAYLNAPMTKQEFMDFHDALVNAEEAPLNSFEKEKYFEGCMPIEVMAKRGIKTMLYGPMKPVGLEYPDDYQGPRDGDFKTPYAVVQLRQDNAAGSLYNIVGFQTHLKWGEQKRVFQMIPGLENAEFVRYGVMHRNSYMDSPNLLEQTFRSKKQPNLFFAGQMTGVEGYVESAASGLVAGINAARLFKGEEALVFPETTAIGSLPHYITHADSKHFQPMNVNFGIIKELDGPRIRDKKERYEKIAERALKDLQPYLDK from the coding sequence ATGTCATCATCCTATATCAATGTTATCGGTGCTGGTCTGGCTGGCAGTGAAGCAGCTTACCAGATTGCTAAGCGTGGAATCCCAGTTAAACTTTATGAAATGCGAGGTGTCAAATCAACGCCTCAACACAAAACTGCAGACTTTGCAGAACTGGTCTGCTCTAACTCTCTGCGAGGAGATGCGCTGGCTAATGCAGTCGGTCTGCTCAAGGAAGAAATGCGACGCTTGGACTCGGTCATTTTAAAGTCAGCAGAGGCGACCCGGGTACCAGCAGGTGGTGCTCTAGCGGTTGATAGAGAAGGTTTTTCTCAGATGGTAACGGAGTTGGTGACCAATCATCCATTGATTGAGGTCATTCGTGAAGAAATCACAGAAATTCCGGAGGATGCCATCACAGTCATTGCGACAGGTCCGCTGACTAGCGATGCTTTGGCAGAAAAAATCCACGCGCTCAACGGTGGCGACGGCTTTTATTTCTACGATGCGGCAGCGCCAATCATTGATGTCAATACCATCGATATGACTAAGGTCTATCTCAAATCTCGTTATGATAAGGGCGAAGCTGCCTATCTCAATGCGCCAATGACCAAGCAAGAATTTATGGATTTCCATGATGCTTTGGTCAATGCGGAGGAAGCACCGCTCAATTCCTTTGAAAAAGAGAAATACTTTGAAGGCTGCATGCCTATTGAAGTTATGGCTAAGCGAGGCATTAAAACCATGCTTTATGGTCCGATGAAGCCGGTTGGCTTGGAATACCCAGATGACTACCAAGGCCCTCGCGACGGAGATTTTAAGACTCCATACGCTGTGGTGCAGCTTCGTCAGGACAATGCAGCGGGCAGTCTTTACAATATTGTCGGTTTCCAAACTCATCTCAAGTGGGGAGAGCAAAAGCGTGTCTTTCAAATGATTCCTGGCCTTGAAAATGCAGAATTTGTCCGCTATGGCGTCATGCATCGCAACTCCTATATGGACTCTCCAAATCTGCTGGAACAGACTTTCCGCTCTAAGAAACAGCCCAATCTTTTCTTTGCAGGTCAAATGACAGGTGTTGAAGGCTATGTTGAATCAGCAGCTTCTGGTCTAGTTGCTGGTATCAATGCTGCTCGACTCTTCAAAGGAGAAGAAGCACTTGTTTTTCCAGAAACAACGGCTATCGGCAGTCTGCCGCATTATATCACTCACGCTGATAGCAAGCACTTCCAACCGATGAATGTCAATTTCGGTATTATCAAAGAGCTAGATGGCCCTCGGATTCGTGATAAGAAAGAGCGCTATGAGAAGATTGCTGAACGCGCCTTGAAGGATTTACAGCCTTATTTGGATAAATAA